A part of Escherichia marmotae genomic DNA contains:
- the dppF gene encoding dipeptide ABC transporter ATP-binding subunit DppF produces the protein MSTQEATSQQPLLQAIDLKKHYPVKKGMFAPERLVKALDGVSFTLERGKTLAVVGESGCGKSTLGRLLTMIETPTGGELYYQGQDLLKHDPQAQKLRRQKIQIVFQNPYGSLNPRKKVGQILEEPLLINTNLSKEQRREKALSMMAKVGLKTEHYDRYPHMFSGGQRQRIAIARGLMLDPDVVIADEPVSALDVSVRAQVLNLMMDLQQELGLSYVFISHDLSVVEHIADEVMVMYLGRCVEKGTKEQIFNNPRHPYTQALLSATPRLNPDDRRERIKLTGELPSPLNPPPGCAFNARCRRRFGLCTQLQPQLKDYGGQLVACFAVDQDENPQKPVV, from the coding sequence ATGAGTACGCAAGAGGCCACCTCGCAACAGCCATTGTTGCAGGCTATCGACCTGAAAAAGCATTATCCGGTGAAGAAAGGTATGTTCGCGCCGGAACGTCTGGTGAAGGCGCTGGACGGCGTTTCGTTTACCCTTGAACGCGGCAAAACGCTGGCGGTGGTGGGAGAATCTGGCTGCGGTAAATCGACCCTCGGTCGGTTGCTGACGATGATCGAAACGCCGACCGGCGGCGAACTGTATTACCAGGGGCAGGATCTGCTCAAGCACGATCCGCAGGCGCAGAAACTGCGTCGGCAGAAAATCCAGATCGTCTTCCAGAACCCCTACGGTTCGCTGAATCCGCGTAAAAAAGTCGGGCAAATTCTCGAAGAGCCGCTGCTGATTAACACCAACTTAAGCAAAGAACAGCGTCGGGAAAAAGCCCTGTCGATGATGGCGAAAGTCGGCCTGAAAACCGAGCATTACGACCGCTATCCGCATATGTTCTCCGGCGGACAGCGTCAGCGCATCGCCATCGCCCGTGGGTTGATGCTTGACCCGGACGTGGTGATTGCCGACGAACCGGTTTCCGCGCTGGACGTCTCGGTGCGTGCGCAGGTGCTCAACCTGATGATGGACCTACAGCAAGAGCTGGGGCTTTCTTATGTCTTTATCTCGCACGACCTGTCGGTGGTGGAGCACATTGCCGATGAAGTGATGGTGATGTACCTGGGGCGCTGCGTGGAGAAGGGAACGAAGGAGCAAATCTTCAATAACCCGCGTCATCCGTACACTCAGGCGCTGCTCTCTGCGACGCCGCGCCTGAACCCGGACGATCGTCGCGAACGCATCAAGCTCACCGGTGAACTGCCAAGCCCACTGAATCCACCGCCGGGTTGCGCCTTCAACGCTCGCTGTCGTAGACGTTTCGGCCTCTGCACACAGTTGCAGCCGCAGCTAAAAGACTATGGCGGTCAACTGGTGGCCTGCTTTGCTGTTGATCAGGATGAAAATCCGCAGAAGCCAGTTGTATAA
- a CDS encoding amino acid permease yields the protein MQDNTLQLRDQKLPFTRYDFGWVLLCIGMAIGAGTVLMPVQIGLKGIWVFITAAIIAYPATWVVQDIYLKTLSESDSCNDYTDIISHYLGKNWGIFLGVIYFLMIIHGIFIYSLSVVFDSASYLKTFGLTDTDLSQSLVYKVAIFAILVAIASGGERLLFKISGPMVVVKVGIIVVFGFAMIPHWNFANITAFPEASVFFRDVLLTIPFCFFSAVFIQVLNPMNIAYRKREANKILATRLALRTHRISYITLIAVILFFAFSFTFSISHEEAVSAFEQNISALALAAQVIPGHIIHITSTVLNIFAVLTAFFGIYLGFHEAIKGIIINLLSRIIDTQKINSRMLTLAICAFIVITLTIWVSFRVSVLVFFQLGSPLYGIVSCLIPFFLIYKVAQLEKLRGFKTWLILLYGILLCLSPLLKLIE from the coding sequence ATGCAGGACAACACATTACAACTACGCGATCAGAAATTGCCATTTACGCGATACGACTTCGGCTGGGTTTTATTATGCATAGGAATGGCAATTGGTGCCGGAACGGTGCTGATGCCAGTACAAATTGGGCTGAAGGGAATTTGGGTATTTATCACCGCAGCCATTATTGCTTATCCGGCAACCTGGGTAGTACAGGATATTTATTTAAAAACACTTTCTGAAAGTGACTCCTGTAATGACTACACCGATATTATCAGTCATTACCTGGGGAAGAACTGGGGAATATTCCTCGGCGTCATTTACTTTTTGATGATTATCCACGGAATTTTTATCTATTCCTTATCTGTGGTTTTCGACAGTGCTTCATATCTGAAAACCTTCGGGTTGACTGATACCGATCTTTCACAATCTTTAGTCTATAAAGTGGCTATTTTCGCCATACTGGTCGCTATCGCTTCCGGTGGAGAACGGTTGTTGTTTAAGATTTCCGGGCCAATGGTAGTGGTCAAAGTGGGCATTATTGTGGTGTTCGGTTTTGCAATGATCCCCCACTGGAATTTCGCCAATATAACCGCTTTTCCGGAGGCTTCTGTCTTCTTCCGCGATGTCCTGCTCACGATTCCTTTTTGCTTCTTTTCTGCGGTATTTATTCAGGTGCTTAACCCGATGAATATTGCCTACCGTAAACGGGAAGCAAATAAAATACTGGCAACACGACTCGCACTGCGTACTCACCGGATTAGCTATATCACGCTCATCGCAGTAATTCTGTTTTTTGCCTTTTCGTTTACCTTTTCGATTAGCCATGAAGAGGCGGTTTCCGCGTTTGAGCAAAATATCTCAGCACTGGCGTTGGCCGCTCAGGTGATCCCCGGGCATATCATCCATATCACCTCTACGGTGTTGAATATCTTTGCTGTACTTACCGCTTTCTTTGGCATTTACCTTGGATTCCACGAGGCCATTAAAGGCATTATTATCAATCTGTTAAGCCGAATTATTGATACCCAGAAAATTAACTCACGCATGCTGACACTGGCAATTTGCGCTTTTATCGTCATTACGTTGACCATTTGGGTTTCATTTCGGGTATCGGTGCTGGTGTTCTTTCAGTTAGGAAGTCCGTTATATGGCATTGTGTCGTGCCTCATTCCGTTTTTCCTGATCTATAAAGTCGCACAACTGGAAAAACTTCGCGGGTTTAAAACCTGGCTGATTCTGCTGTACGGTATTTTGCTGTGCTTGTCGCCACTGTTGAAGTTGATTGAGTAA
- the bcsE gene encoding cellulose biosynthesis c-di-GMP-binding protein BcsE, whose product MRDTVDPVFSIGISSLWDELRHMPAGGTWWFNVDRYEDAISLVNQTIASQAETAKVAVISMDNDPDKYFKLDDSQGPEKIKLFSMLNHEKGLYYLPRDLQCSIDPQNYLFILVCANNAWQNIPAERLRLWLEKMNKWSRLNHCSLLVINPGNNNDKQFSLLLEEYRSLFGLASLRFQGDQHLLDIAFWCNEKGVSARQQLTVQHQNGIWALVQREEAEIQPRSDEKRILSNIAVLEGAPPLSEHWKLFDNNEALFNEARTAQAATVVFSLQQNGQIEPLARSIHTLRRQRGSALKILVRENIASLRATDERLLLACGANMVIPWNAPLSRCLTMIESVQGQKFSRYVPEDITTLLSMTQPIKLRGFQKWDVFCDAVNNMMNNTLLPAHGKGVLVALRPVPGIRVEQALTLCRPNRTGDIMTIGGNRLVLFLSFCRINDLDTALNHIFPLPTGDIFSNRMVWFEDDQISAELVQMRLLAPEQWGMPLPLTQGSTPVINAEHDGRNWRRIPEPLRLLDDAVERSS is encoded by the coding sequence TTGAGGGACACTGTGGACCCTGTATTCTCTATCGGTATCTCATCCTTATGGGATGAGCTGCGACATATGCCAGCAGGCGGCACCTGGTGGTTTAACGTCGATCGCTATGAAGATGCTATCAGTCTGGTGAATCAAACCATTGCATCTCAGGCCGAAACCGCGAAAGTCGCGGTCATTAGCATGGACAACGATCCTGACAAATACTTCAAATTAGATGATTCTCAAGGACCAGAAAAAATAAAATTATTTTCGATGCTAAATCATGAAAAGGGCCTATACTATTTGCCACGTGATTTACAGTGTTCTATTGATCCTCAAAATTACCTTTTCATTCTTGTTTGCGCAAATAACGCATGGCAAAACATTCCTGCCGAGCGGCTTCGCTTATGGCTGGAGAAAATGAACAAGTGGAGTAGATTAAACCATTGTTCACTGCTGGTAATTAATCCTGGAAATAATAACGATAAACAATTTTCATTGTTGTTGGAGGAGTACCGTTCGCTTTTTGGACTCGCCAGTTTACGTTTTCAGGGTGATCAGCATCTGCTGGATATCGCCTTTTGGTGTAACGAAAAAGGCGTCAGCGCCCGTCAGCAACTGACCGTCCAGCATCAAAATGGCATCTGGGCGTTAGTTCAGCGTGAAGAGGCAGAAATCCAACCACGCAGCGATGAAAAACGTATTCTCAGTAATATTGCTGTACTGGAAGGCGCGCCACCGCTATCGGAACACTGGAAGCTATTCGACAATAACGAAGCCTTGTTCAATGAAGCCCGTACCGCTCAGGCAGCAACGGTCGTTTTCTCTTTACAGCAAAATGGACAAATTGAACCTCTGGCCCGCAGTATTCATACTCTGCGCCGCCAGCGTGGCAGCGCATTGAAAATCCTCGTGCGGGAAAATATCGCCAGCCTGCGCGCCACCGACGAGCGTTTATTGTTGGCCTGCGGCGCAAATATGGTTATTCCATGGAACGCTCCACTCTCTCGCTGTCTGACGATGATTGAAAGCGTGCAGGGGCAGAAGTTCAGTCGCTATGTACCGGAAGATATCACCACACTGCTGTCGATGACTCAGCCGATTAAACTGCGGGGGTTTCAGAAGTGGGATGTGTTCTGTGATGCGGTTAATAACATGATGAATAACACCTTGTTACCTGCTCACGGTAAAGGCGTTCTGGTGGCTCTGCGCCCGGTGCCTGGCATCCGTGTCGAGCAAGCACTGACGCTGTGCCGCCCTAATCGTACCGGAGATATTATGACGATTGGTGGCAATCGACTGGTGCTGTTTCTCTCTTTCTGCCGGATTAATGATCTGGATACCGCGTTGAACCATATTTTCCCACTGCCTACTGGCGATATTTTCTCCAACCGCATGGTCTGGTTTGAAGATGACCAAATCAGCGCCGAGCTGGTGCAAATGCGCCTGTTAGCGCCGGAACAATGGGGTATGCCGCTGCCTTTAACGCAAGGCTCCACGCCAGTCATTAATGCCGAACACGATGGTCGCAACTGGCGACGCATACCTGAACCACTGAGATTGCTGGATGATGCTGTGGAGCGTTCATCATGA
- the bcsR gene encoding cellulose biosynthesis protein BcsR, whose protein sequence is MNNNEPDILPDPAIGYIFQNDILALKQAFSLPDINYADISQREQLAAALKRWPLLAEFAQQK, encoded by the coding sequence ATGAATAACAATGAACCCGATATTCTGCCTGATCCCGCGATAGGCTATATCTTCCAGAATGATATTTTGGCGCTAAAACAGGCTTTTTCACTGCCTGATATTAATTATGCCGATATTTCTCAACGCGAACAGTTGGCTGCAGCATTAAAACGCTGGCCGCTGTTGGCTGAGTTTGCGCAGCAGAAGTAG
- the dppD gene encoding dipeptide ABC transporter ATP-binding protein has translation MALLNIDKLSVHFGDESAPFRAVDRISYSVKQGEVVGIVGESGSGKSVSSLAIMGLIDYPGRVMAEKLEFNGQDLQRISEKERRNLVGAEVAMIFQDPMTSLNPCYTVGFQIMEAIKVHQGGNKSTRRQRAIDLLNLVGIPDPASRLDVYPHQLSGGMSQRVMIAMAIACRPKLLIADEPTTALDVTIQAQIIELLLELQQKENMALVLITHDLALVAEAAHKIIVMYAGQVVETGDAHAIFRAPRHPYTQALLRALPEFAQDKERLASLPGVVPGKYDRPNGCLLNPRCPYATDKCRAEEPALNMLADGRQSKCHYPLDDAGRPTL, from the coding sequence ATGGCGTTATTAAATATAGATAAATTATCGGTGCATTTCGGTGATGAAAGCGCACCATTCCGCGCCGTAGACCGCATCAGCTACAGCGTGAAACAGGGCGAAGTGGTTGGCATTGTTGGCGAGTCTGGTTCTGGCAAATCGGTTAGTTCGCTGGCGATTATGGGGCTGATTGATTATCCCGGTCGCGTGATGGCAGAAAAGCTGGAATTTAACGGTCAGGATTTGCAGCGTATTTCGGAAAAAGAGCGCCGCAACCTGGTCGGTGCCGAAGTCGCGATGATCTTCCAGGACCCGATGACCAGTCTCAACCCGTGTTACACCGTTGGTTTCCAGATTATGGAAGCGATTAAGGTGCATCAGGGGGGTAACAAAAGCACCCGCCGTCAGCGAGCGATTGACCTGTTGAATCTGGTCGGCATCCCCGATCCGGCATCGCGTCTGGACGTTTACCCGCATCAACTTTCCGGCGGGATGAGCCAGCGTGTAATGATCGCGATGGCAATTGCCTGTCGGCCAAAACTGCTGATTGCCGATGAACCGACCACCGCGCTGGACGTGACCATTCAGGCGCAAATCATCGAACTGCTGCTGGAGTTACAGCAGAAAGAGAACATGGCGCTGGTATTGATTACGCATGACCTGGCGCTGGTGGCGGAAGCGGCGCATAAAATCATCGTGATGTATGCCGGTCAGGTGGTGGAAACGGGTGATGCCCACGCTATCTTCCGTGCGCCACGTCATCCATATACCCAGGCATTGTTGCGTGCGTTGCCGGAATTTGCCCAGGACAAAGAACGTCTGGCGTCGTTACCTGGTGTGGTTCCCGGAAAATACGACCGCCCGAACGGCTGCCTGCTTAATCCGCGCTGCCCCTATGCCACTGACAAATGCCGCGCTGAAGAGCCGGCGCTGAATATGCTCGCTGACGGGCGTCAGTCCAAATGCCATTACCCACTTGATGATGCCGGGAGGCCCACACTATGA
- the bcsQ gene encoding cellulose biosynthesis protein BcsQ, with product MAVLGLQGVRGGVGTTTITAALGWSLQMLGENVLVVDACPDNLLRLSFNVDFSHRQGWARAMLDGQDWRDAGLRYTSQLDLLPFGQLTLEEHENPQHWQTRLGEICTGIQQLKASGRYQWILIDLPRDASQITHQLLSLCDHTLAIVKVDANCHIRLHQQVLPAGAHILINDFRVGSQVQDDIYQLWLQSQRRLLPMLIHRDEAMAECLAAKQPLGEYRSDALAAEEILTLANWCLLNYSGLKALAGSES from the coding sequence ATGGCCGTACTGGGATTGCAGGGGGTGCGGGGTGGCGTGGGTACTACAACCATCACTGCCGCGTTAGGCTGGTCATTGCAAATGTTAGGAGAAAATGTCCTGGTGGTCGATGCCTGCCCGGACAATTTGCTGCGCCTGTCATTTAACGTTGATTTTTCTCACCGTCAGGGCTGGGCAAGAGCCATGCTGGATGGTCAGGACTGGCGTGATGCCGGGCTACGTTATACCTCGCAGCTCGATCTGCTGCCCTTTGGTCAACTGACTCTCGAAGAACATGAAAATCCCCAACACTGGCAAACGCGATTGGGCGAGATTTGCACCGGTATTCAGCAACTGAAAGCTAGCGGGCGTTATCAATGGATTTTGATCGATTTACCACGCGACGCCTCGCAGATAACGCATCAGTTGCTGAGTCTGTGCGATCACACCCTGGCAATCGTTAAAGTGGATGCCAACTGTCATATTCGGCTGCATCAGCAGGTACTACCTGCTGGCGCGCATATTTTAATTAATGATTTTCGCGTAGGTAGCCAGGTTCAGGATGATATTTACCAACTATGGTTGCAAAGCCAGCGGCGCTTGTTGCCGATGTTGATCCATCGTGATGAAGCGATGGCTGAATGTCTGGCGGCAAAACAACCGTTGGGCGAATACCGTAGCGATGCGTTGGCGGCAGAAGAGATTCTAACGCTGGCGAACTGGTGTCTGTTGAACTATTCCGGGCTGAAAGCGTTAGCCGGGAGCGAATCATGA
- the bcsF gene encoding cellulose biosynthesis protein BcsF codes for MMTISDIIEIIIVCALIFFPLGYLARHSLRRIRDTLRLLFAKPRYVKPAGTLRRAEKARATKK; via the coding sequence ATGATGACCATCAGCGATATCATTGAAATTATTATCGTTTGTGCACTGATATTTTTCCCGCTGGGCTATCTGGCTCGACATTCTCTGCGGCGTATTCGTGACACTTTGCGTTTGTTATTCGCTAAACCTCGTTATGTAAAACCGGCCGGTACATTACGCCGTGCGGAAAAAGCCAGGGCAACCAAAAAATGA
- the bcsG gene encoding cellulose biosynthesis protein BcsG produces MTQFTQNTAMPSSLWQYWRGLSGWNFYFLVKFGLLWAGYLNFHPLLNLVFAAFLLMPIPRYSLHRLRHWIALPIGFALFWHDTWLPGPESIMSQGSQVAGFSTDYLIDLVTRFINWQMIGAIFVLLVAWLFLSQWIRVTIFVVAILVWLNVLTLAGPSFSLWPAGQPTTTVTTTGGNAAATVAAAGGTPVVGDMPAQTAPPTTANLNAWLSNFYNAEAKRKSTFPSALPADAQPFELLVINICSLSWSDIEAAGLMSHPLWSHFDIEFKNFNSATSYSGPAAIRLLRTSCGQTSHTNLYQPANNDCYLFDNLSKLGFTQHLMMGHNGQFGGFLKEVRENGGMQTELMDQTNLPVILLGFDGSPVYDDTAVLNRWLDVTEKDKNTRSATFYNTLPLHDGNHYPGVSKTADYKARAQKFFDELDAFFTELEKSDRKVMVVVVPEHGGALKGDRMQVSGLRDIPSPSITDVPVGVKFFGMKAPHKGAPIVIDQPSSFLAISDLVVRVLDGKIFTEDNVDWKKLTSGLPQTAPVSENSNAVVIQYQNKPYVRLNGGDWVPYPQ; encoded by the coding sequence ATGACTCAATTTACCCAAAACACTGCTATGCCTTCTTCCCTCTGGCAATACTGGCGCGGCCTTTCTGGCTGGAACTTCTATTTTCTGGTTAAGTTCGGCCTGCTGTGGGCGGGCTATCTTAACTTCCATCCGCTACTAAACCTGGTATTTGCCGCGTTCCTGCTGATGCCGATTCCACGCTACAGCCTGCACCGTCTACGTCACTGGATAGCCCTGCCAATCGGTTTTGCATTGTTCTGGCACGACACCTGGTTGCCTGGCCCGGAAAGCATCATGAGTCAGGGTTCGCAGGTCGCCGGTTTCAGTACCGATTATTTAATCGACCTCGTCACTCGCTTTATTAACTGGCAGATGATCGGAGCCATTTTTGTATTGTTAGTGGCCTGGTTATTCCTGTCGCAATGGATTCGCGTCACCATTTTTGTCGTCGCCATTCTGGTGTGGTTGAACGTACTTACCCTGGCGGGTCCAAGTTTCTCCCTCTGGCCAGCCGGTCAACCGACCACGACGGTGACAACGACAGGTGGCAACGCAGCAGCAACTGTCGCTGCCGCAGGCGGTACGCCAGTGGTTGGTGATATGCCTGCGCAAACCGCGCCGCCGACAACCGCAAACCTTAATGCCTGGCTGAGTAATTTCTATAACGCCGAAGCGAAACGTAAGTCAACCTTCCCATCTGCTCTTCCGGCTGATGCACAGCCATTTGAATTGCTGGTCATCAACATCTGCTCACTCTCCTGGTCGGACATTGAAGCTGCCGGGTTAATGTCGCATCCGTTATGGTCGCATTTTGACATTGAGTTCAAGAACTTCAACTCCGCCACCTCATACAGCGGTCCGGCGGCAATTCGTCTGCTGCGCACCAGTTGTGGGCAGACTTCGCACACCAATCTGTATCAACCAGCCAATAATGACTGCTATCTGTTCGATAACTTGTCAAAACTGGGCTTCACCCAGCACTTGATGATGGGGCATAACGGCCAGTTCGGCGGCTTCCTGAAAGAAGTGCGCGAAAATGGCGGTATGCAGACAGAATTGATGGATCAAACGAACCTGCCGGTTATTTTACTGGGCTTTGATGGTTCGCCAGTTTATGACGATACCGCCGTGCTTAACCGCTGGCTGGACGTAACCGAAAAAGATAAAAACACCCGCAGTGCCACGTTCTACAACACGCTTCCACTGCATGATGGCAACCATTATCCGGGCGTCAGTAAAACAGCAGACTACAAAGCGCGGGCGCAGAAGTTCTTTGATGAACTGGACGCCTTCTTTACCGAGCTGGAGAAATCGGACCGTAAAGTGATGGTCGTCGTCGTGCCAGAGCACGGCGGCGCGCTGAAAGGTGACAGAATGCAGGTATCAGGTCTGCGTGATATCCCTAGCCCATCAATCACTGATGTCCCCGTTGGCGTAAAATTCTTCGGCATGAAGGCACCGCATAAAGGCGCACCGATTGTTATCGACCAACCCAGCAGCTTCCTGGCAATTTCTGACCTGGTGGTTCGTGTTCTCGACGGTAAAATTTTCACCGAAGACAATGTTGACTGGAAAAAACTCACCAGCGGATTGCCACAAACAGCGCCGGTATCTGAGAATTCAAACGCGGTGGTGATTCAATACCAGAACAAACCTTATGTTCGGTTGAACGGTGGTGATTGGGTGCCATACCCGCAGTAA
- the bcsA gene encoding UDP-forming cellulose synthase catalytic subunit: MSILTRWLLIPPVNARLIGRYREYRRHGASPFSATLGCFWLILAWVFIPLEHPRWQRIRAEHKNLYPHINAARPRPLDPVRYVIQTCWLLISASRRETAKPRWRSFSRLQNIRGRYHQWMDELPARFSHNTQHLDEKKELGHISAGARRFILGIIVTFSLILALICVTQPFNPLSQFIFLMLLWGVALMVRRLPGRFSALMLIVLSLTVSCRYIWWRYTSTLNWDDPISLVCGLILLFAETYAWIVLVLGYFQVVWPLNRQPVPLPKDMSQWPSVDIFVPTYNEDLSVVKNTIYASLGIDWPKDKLNIWILDDGGREEFRQFAQNVGVKYIARTTHEHAKAGNINNALKYAKGEFVSIFDCDHVPTRSFLQMTMGWFLKEKQLAMMQTPHHFFSPDPFERNLGRFRKTPNEGTLFYGLVQDGNDMWDATFFCGSCAVIRRKPLDEIGGIAVETVTEDAHTSLRLHRRGYTSAYMRIPQAAGLATESLSAHIGQRIRWARGMVQIFRLDNPLTGKGLKFAQRLCYVNAMFHFLSGIPRLIFLTAPLAFLLLHAYIIYAPALMIALFVLPHMIHASLTNSKIQGKYRHSFWSEIYETVLAWYIAPPTLVALINPHKGKFNVTAKGGLVEEEYVDWVISRPYIFLVLLNLFGVAVGIWRYFYGPPTEMLTVVVSMVWVFYNLIILGGAVAVSVESKQVRRSHRVEMTMPAAIAREDGHLFSCTVQDFSDGGLGIKINGQAQILEGQKVNLLLKRGQQEYVFPTQVARVMGNEVGLQLMPLTTQQHIDFVQCTFARADTWALWQDSYPEDKPLESLRDILKLGFRGYRHLAEFAPSSVKGIFRALTSLVSWVVSFIPRRPERSETVQPSDQVLAQQ, translated from the coding sequence ATGAGTATTCTGACCCGGTGGTTGCTTATCCCGCCGGTCAACGCACGTCTTATCGGGCGTTATCGGGAATATCGTCGTCACGGCGCGTCGCCTTTTAGCGCGACGCTCGGCTGTTTTTGGCTGATTCTCGCCTGGGTATTTATTCCGCTGGAACATCCGCGCTGGCAGCGTATTCGAGCAGAACATAAAAACCTTTATCCGCATATCAACGCCGCGCGCCCGCGTCCGCTGGATCCGGTCCGCTATGTAATCCAGACCTGCTGGTTGTTAATCAGTGCTTCACGCAGAGAAACGGCGAAACCGCGCTGGCGTTCGTTTTCACGCTTGCAGAATATTCGTGGTCGTTATCATCAATGGATGGATGAGCTTCCGGCTCGCTTCAGTCATAACACGCAACATCTTGATGAGAAAAAAGAGCTGGGCCATATAAGCGCCGGAGCACGGCGCTTTATTCTTGGCATCATCGTGACGTTCTCGCTGATTCTGGCGCTGATTTGCGTCACCCAGCCGTTTAACCCACTGTCACAGTTTATCTTCCTGATGTTGCTGTGGGGTGTAGCGCTAATGGTGCGGCGTTTACCGGGACGCTTCTCTGCACTGATGCTGATTGTGCTGTCGCTCACCGTTTCGTGCCGTTATATCTGGTGGCGCTACACTTCCACGCTGAACTGGGACGATCCGATTAGCCTGGTGTGTGGCTTAATTCTGCTGTTCGCGGAAACTTACGCGTGGATTGTGCTGGTGCTTGGCTACTTCCAGGTGGTATGGCCGCTGAACCGTCAGCCAGTACCGCTGCCAAAAGATATGTCGCAATGGCCATCGGTGGATATTTTTGTGCCGACATACAACGAAGATCTTAGCGTGGTGAAAAATACGATTTACGCCTCGCTGGGTATCGACTGGCCGAAAGATAAACTCAATATCTGGATCCTCGACGATGGCGGCAGGGAAGAGTTTCGTCAGTTTGCACAAAATGTTGGGGTGAAATATATCGCCCGAACAACTCATGAACACGCTAAAGCCGGAAATATCAACAACGCACTGAAATATGCCAAAGGCGAGTTCGTGTCGATTTTTGACTGCGACCACGTACCGACGCGCTCGTTCCTGCAAATGACGATGGGCTGGTTCCTGAAAGAGAAGCAGTTGGCGATGATGCAGACACCGCACCATTTCTTCTCACCAGACCCATTTGAACGCAACCTGGGGCGTTTTCGTAAAACGCCGAATGAAGGCACGCTGTTCTACGGTCTGGTACAGGACGGTAACGATATGTGGGATGCCACCTTCTTCTGCGGTTCTTGTGCGGTGATTCGCCGTAAGCCGTTAGATGAGATCGGCGGCATTGCTGTCGAAACCGTGACTGAAGATGCGCATACATCTCTGCGTTTGCACCGTCGTGGCTACACCTCTGCGTATATGCGTATTCCGCAAGCGGCGGGGTTGGCGACCGAAAGCCTGTCGGCACATATCGGTCAGCGTATTCGCTGGGCGCGTGGGATGGTGCAAATCTTCCGTCTTGATAACCCGCTTACCGGTAAAGGGTTGAAGTTCGCGCAACGGCTGTGTTACGTCAACGCCATGTTCCACTTCTTGTCGGGCATTCCACGGCTGATCTTCCTGACCGCGCCGCTGGCGTTCCTGCTGCTTCATGCTTACATCATCTACGCACCCGCGTTGATGATCGCGTTGTTTGTGCTGCCGCACATGATCCATGCCAGCCTGACCAACTCGAAGATTCAGGGTAAATATCGCCACTCGTTCTGGAGTGAAATCTACGAAACAGTGCTGGCGTGGTATATCGCGCCGCCGACGCTGGTGGCGTTAATTAACCCGCATAAAGGCAAATTTAACGTCACCGCCAAAGGCGGCCTGGTGGAGGAAGAATATGTTGATTGGGTGATCTCGCGACCGTACATCTTCCTCGTCCTGCTCAACCTGTTTGGTGTCGCTGTTGGCATCTGGCGTTACTTCTACGGCCCGCCAACTGAAATGCTCACCGTGGTTGTCAGTATGGTGTGGGTGTTCTACAACCTGATTATTCTCGGCGGCGCGGTAGCGGTATCGGTTGAAAGTAAACAGGTACGGCGTTCGCATCGTGTAGAAATGACGATGCCAGCGGCCATTGCTCGCGAAGACGGCCACCTTTTCTCCTGCACTGTTCAGGACTTCTCTGACGGCGGTCTGGGGATCAAGATCAACGGTCAGGCGCAGATTCTGGAAGGACAGAAGGTGAACTTACTGCTCAAACGCGGTCAGCAGGAATATGTCTTCCCGACTCAGGTGGCGCGCGTGATGGGTAACGAAGTTGGGCTGCAATTGATGCCGCTTACTACCCAGCAACATATCGATTTTGTGCAGTGTACGTTTGCCCGTGCGGATACATGGGCGCTCTGGCAGGACAGCTACCCGGAAGATAAGCCGCTGGAAAGTCTGCGGGATATTCTGAAGCTCGGCTTCCGTGGCTACCGCCATCTGGCGGAGTTTGCGCCTTCTTCAGTGAAGGGCATTTTCCGCGCGCTGACTTCTCTGGTTTCCTGGGTTGTTTCGTTCATTCCGCGCCGCCCGGAGCGGAGCGAAACGGTACAACCATCGGATCAGGTTTTGGCTCAACAATGA
- a CDS encoding type I toxin-antitoxin system toxin Ldr family protein, whose product MTLAQLGMAFWHDLAAPVIAGILASLIVSWLNKRK is encoded by the coding sequence ATGACGCTCGCGCAGTTAGGCATGGCCTTCTGGCACGATTTAGCGGCTCCGGTCATTGCTGGCATTCTCGCCAGCCTGATCGTGAGCTGGCTGAATAAGCGGAAGTAA